A single window of Agelaius phoeniceus isolate bAgePho1 chromosome 16, bAgePho1.hap1, whole genome shotgun sequence DNA harbors:
- the LOC129127445 gene encoding chemerin-like receptor 1, translating to MDSTSSSPSPFSASCPTEQPDNATDHDYYSGLQKAMHILSMVVYSIACLLGVSGNGLVIWIAGFKMKKTVNSIWFLNLAIADFIFTFFLPLSIAYTALGFHWPFGKLLCKLNSTMAFLNMFASVFLLTVISIDRCVSVAFPVWSHNRRSPELAARIALGTWALAVLLSSPYLVFRDTLVSSRNVTSCYNNFALSDDYTSEATRRLWRMRHKAMIVTRFLCGFLIPFMVILICYGIVAVKLKRRQLANSAKPYRIIIAVTVSFFLCYFPYHVFSLLEISNNSSSHEMKLALYIGIPLVSSLAFFNSCINPILYVFVGPDFKEKFRQSILSTFEGALSEESVLGSLTSRRKSRSASEVEIPRV from the coding sequence ATGGACAGCAcctcttcttccccttcccccttctctgccagctgccccaCGGAGCAGCCTGACAACGCCACTGACCATGACTACTACTCTGGCctgcagaaggccatgcacatCCTCTCCATGGTGGTGTACAGCATCGCCTGTTTGCTGGGGGTGTCAGGCAATGGCCTCGTCATTTGGATTGCAGGCTTCAAGATGAAGAAGACGGTGAATTCCATCTGGTTCCTCAACCTGGCCATAGCTGACTTCATCTTTACCTTTTTCCTGCCCCTCAGCATCGCCTACACCGCCCTGGGCTTCCACTGGCCATTTGGGAAGCTGCTGTGCAAGCTGAACAGCACCATGGCCTTCCTCAACATGTTTGCCAGCGTCTTCCTCCTGACGGTGATCAGCATCGACCGCTGCGTTTCTGTGGCTTTCCCCGTCTGGTCTCACAACCGCAGGAGCCcggagctggcagccaggatCGCACTGGGCACGTGGGCCCTGGCTGTCCTGCTCAGCTCCCCATACCTCGTCTTTCGGGACACCCTGGTCAGCTCCAGGAACGTCACCAGCTGTTACAATAATTTCGCGCTGTCCGATGATTACACATCGGAGGCGACGCGCAGGCTGTGGAGGATGCGGCACAAAGCGATGATCGTCACACGGTTCTTATGCGGGTTCCTCATCCCCTTCATGGTGATTCTCATCTGCTACGGCATTGTGGCTGTCAAGCTGAAAAGAAGGCAGCTGGCCAACTCTGCAAAGCCCTATAGAATCATCATTGCTGTCACGGTCTCGTTTTTCCTCTGTTATTTCCCATATCACGTCTTCTCCTTGCTGGAAATATCCAACAACTCTTCCAGCCATGAGATGAAACTGGCCCTTTACATAGGGATCCCCTTGgtttccagcctggctttctTCAACAGCTGCATCAACCCCATCCTGTACGTCTTTGTGGGGCCGGATTTCAAGGAGAAGTTTCGCCAGTCCATCCTGTCCACCTTTGAAGGGGCCCTCAGCGAGGAGTCGGTCCTGGGCAGCCTGACCAGCCGGCGCAAGTCCAGGTCTGCCTCGGAAGTGGAGATCCCGAGGGTCTga
- the SHMT1 gene encoding serine hydroxymethyltransferase, cytosolic — MASSAQGLPSAELWASHNKMVMEPLDTNDPEVHSIIKKEKQRQRLGLELIASENFASRAVLEALGSCMNNKYSEGYPGQRYYGGTEFVDELERLCQKRALQAYRLDPQKWGVNVQPYSGSPANFAVYTALVEPHGRIMGLDLPDGGHLTHGFMTDKKKISATSLFFESMPYKVNPKTGYIDYDKLEENARLFHPKLIIAGVSCYSRNLDYARMRKIADDNGAFLMADMAHISGLVAAGVVPSPFEHCDIVSTTTHKTLRGCRAGMIFYRKGTRSVDPKTGKETLYNLESLINQAVFPGLQGGPHNHAIAGIAVALHQAMTPEFKAYQQQVVANCKALASALMEMGYDIVTGGSDNHLILVDLRSKGTDGGRAERVLELCSIACNKNTCPGDVSALRPSGLRFGTPALTSRGFRQDDFRKVAQYIHKGIELALRVQKDMSPKATLKEFKDKLEDPKYRGELKALKEEVEAFAATFPLPGLPVL; from the exons atggcGAGCTCAGCACAAGGCCTCCCCAGCGCCGAGCTCTGGGCCTCCCATAACAAGATGGTGATGGAGCCGCTGGACACCAACGACCCcgag GTGCACAGCATCATCAAGAAGGAGAAGCAGCGGCAGAGGTTGGGGCTGGAGTTAATTGCATCGGAGAACTTTGCAAGCCGAGCAGTCCTGGAGGCCCTGGGATCCTGCATGAACAACAAATACTCTGAGGGTTACCCAGGACAGAG GTACTACGGCGGGACGGAGTTTGTGGACGAGCTGGAGAGGCTGTGCCAGAAGCGAGCCCTGCAGGCTTACCGGCTCGACCCCCAGAAGTGGGGAGTCAATGTCCAGCCCTACTCAG GGTCACCTGCAAACTTTGCGGTGTACACGGCCCTGGTGGAGCCCCACGGCAGGATCATGGGGCTGGACCTGCCCGACGGTGGCCACCTCACCCATGGCTTCATGACAGacaagaagaagatctctgccACCTCTCTCTTCTTTGAGTCCATGCCCTACAAG gTCAACCCCAAGACTGGTTACATCGACTATGACAAGCTGGAGGAGAATGCCCGGCTCTTCCACCCCAAGCTGATCATAGCAG gtgtcagCTGCTACTCGCGGAACCTGGACTACGCCCGCATGCGGAAGATCGCCGATGACAACGGGGCCTTCCTGATGGCCGACATGGCGCACATCAGCGGGCTGGTGGCCGCCGGCGTGGTGCCCTCGCCCTTCGAGCACTGCGACATCGTCTCCACCACCACCCACAAGACCCTGCGGGGCTGCAGGGCCGGCATGATCTTCTACCGCAAAG GCACCCGCAGCGTGGACCCCAAGACAGGCAAGGAGACCCTCTACAACCTGGAGAGCCTCATCAACCAGGCAGTGTTcccggggctgcagggaggcCCACACAACCACGCCATTGCAG GGATTGCTGTGGCACTGCATCAGGCCATGACACCCGAGTTCAAGGCTTACCAGCAGCAGGTGGTGGCCAACTGCAAGGCACTCGCATCAGCACTGATGGAGATGGGCTACGACATCGTCACAG GGGGCTCTGACAATCACCTGATCCTGGTGGACCTGCGCAGCAAAGGCACAGACGGCGGCCGGGCCGAGCgggtgctggagctctgctccaTCGCCTGCAACAAGAACACGTGCCCTG GTGATGTCAGTGCCCTGCGGCCCAGCGGCCTCCGCTTCGGGACCCCGGCCCTGACCTCGCGCGGCTTCCGGCAGGACGATTTCCGCAAGGTGGCCCAGTACATCCACAAAG GGATTGAGCTGGCTCTGCGTGTGCAGAAGGACATGAGCCCCAAGGCCACACTGAAGGAATTCAAGGACAAATTGGAGGACCCGAAATACCGTGGGGAGCTGAAGGCACTGAAGGAAGAGGTGGAAGCCTTTGCAGCCACATTCCCACTGCCGGGGCTGCCTGTCCTGTAA